From a region of the Solanum stenotomum isolate F172 chromosome 2, ASM1918654v1, whole genome shotgun sequence genome:
- the LOC125856314 gene encoding uncharacterized protein LOC125856314 isoform X2, with the protein MVKCRATFTSKGSNLASKKIPRRHLLYTCVASIFAIIHIACRKTKDFNGPIGSIIKKIWIGMSNIMPILYTMQFQWLSILSFIDKCILSSEIVIEKLFPPSSRLFDKIDKLAYVVENLPEKFDDMMEKLPMIIHQVPFLDWALVHLIAWLNFWISCLTRWGSKNAREKEIRIDVNQESTIKDVTLNSDASKDQIMLSNEKSEIEEAISPASSSTCDPFEDTVSSPIYGSPLGIGTSNKDNHFGKCSYKDMLEKRTEEMKEEKGRIV; encoded by the exons ATGGTCAAGTGCAGAGCCACATTTACATCCAAG GGATCAAATTTAGCAAGCAAAAAAATTCCAAGACGTCATCTGTTATACACTTGTGTAGCTTCAATCTTTGCTATAATCCACATTGCCTGCAGAAAAACAAAGGATTTTAATGGACCTATTGGatcaataataaagaaaatatggaTAGGGATGAGTAATATAATGCCAATTTTATACACAATGCAGTTTCAATGGCTATCAATCCTCTCTTTTATAGACAAATGTATACTTAGTTCAGAAATTGTGATAGAAAAGTTGTTTCCGCCATCGTCTAGATTGTTTGATAAGATTGATAAGCTAGCTTATGTAGTAGAAAATCTACCAGAAAAATTTGATGATATGATGGAAAAGTTGCCTATGATTATTCATCAGGTGCCATTTCTTGATTGGGCACTCGTTCATCTTATAGCTTGGTTGAATTTCTGGATTTCATGTTTGACTCGTTGGGGATCCAAGAATGCTAGGGAGAAAGAGATAAGGATCGATGTCAATCAAGAATCAACAATAAAAGACGTTACACTTAACTCAGATGCTTCAAAAGATCAAATCATGTTGTCAAATGAAAAATCAGAAATTGAAGAAGCAATAAGCCCGGCATCATCATCAACGTGTGATCCATTTGAGGACACGGTTTCATCTCCAATATATGGTTCTCCACTTGGAATCGGAACGAGTAATAAAGACAATCATTTTGGCAAGTGTAGCTACAAGGATATGCTTGAGAAAAGGACTGAAGAAATGAAAGAGGAGAAAGGGAGAATAGTTTAG
- the LOC125856314 gene encoding uncharacterized protein LOC125856314 isoform X1 yields the protein MVKCRATFTSKFQGSNLASKKIPRRHLLYTCVASIFAIIHIACRKTKDFNGPIGSIIKKIWIGMSNIMPILYTMQFQWLSILSFIDKCILSSEIVIEKLFPPSSRLFDKIDKLAYVVENLPEKFDDMMEKLPMIIHQVPFLDWALVHLIAWLNFWISCLTRWGSKNAREKEIRIDVNQESTIKDVTLNSDASKDQIMLSNEKSEIEEAISPASSSTCDPFEDTVSSPIYGSPLGIGTSNKDNHFGKCSYKDMLEKRTEEMKEEKGRIV from the exons ATGGTCAAGTGCAGAGCCACATTTACATCCAAG TTTCAGGGATCAAATTTAGCAAGCAAAAAAATTCCAAGACGTCATCTGTTATACACTTGTGTAGCTTCAATCTTTGCTATAATCCACATTGCCTGCAGAAAAACAAAGGATTTTAATGGACCTATTGGatcaataataaagaaaatatggaTAGGGATGAGTAATATAATGCCAATTTTATACACAATGCAGTTTCAATGGCTATCAATCCTCTCTTTTATAGACAAATGTATACTTAGTTCAGAAATTGTGATAGAAAAGTTGTTTCCGCCATCGTCTAGATTGTTTGATAAGATTGATAAGCTAGCTTATGTAGTAGAAAATCTACCAGAAAAATTTGATGATATGATGGAAAAGTTGCCTATGATTATTCATCAGGTGCCATTTCTTGATTGGGCACTCGTTCATCTTATAGCTTGGTTGAATTTCTGGATTTCATGTTTGACTCGTTGGGGATCCAAGAATGCTAGGGAGAAAGAGATAAGGATCGATGTCAATCAAGAATCAACAATAAAAGACGTTACACTTAACTCAGATGCTTCAAAAGATCAAATCATGTTGTCAAATGAAAAATCAGAAATTGAAGAAGCAATAAGCCCGGCATCATCATCAACGTGTGATCCATTTGAGGACACGGTTTCATCTCCAATATATGGTTCTCCACTTGGAATCGGAACGAGTAATAAAGACAATCATTTTGGCAAGTGTAGCTACAAGGATATGCTTGAGAAAAGGACTGAAGAAATGAAAGAGGAGAAAGGGAGAATAGTTTAG